A stretch of the Deltaproteobacteria bacterium genome encodes the following:
- a CDS encoding arylesterase: protein MSAILVTAIRCLAIAAIFCVARPASGGSPMHILAFGDSLTAGYGLAPSESFAARLEQRLLAKGRSVRVTNAGLSGDTSSGGLDRLPWSLQDKPDLVILELGANDGL, encoded by the coding sequence CCATCCTTGTCACGGCTATCCGCTGCCTGGCCATCGCGGCCATTTTCTGCGTGGCGCGACCGGCCAGCGGAGGTTCACCCATGCATATTCTCGCCTTCGGGGACAGCCTGACCGCCGGGTACGGCCTGGCGCCCTCGGAATCCTTTGCCGCCCGCCTGGAACAACGCCTGCTCGCCAAGGGCCGAAGCGTGCGGGTCACCAACGCCGGGTTGTCCGGCGACACCTCCAGCGGCGGGTTGGACCGCCTGCCCTGGTCCCTTCAGGACAAACCAGACCTGGTCATCCTGGAACTGGGAGCCAATGACGGCCT